Genomic DNA from Thermotoga petrophila RKU-1:
CCCCAAAGAAATCGATCAGCAGTCCGAAATCTTTCGAGTTAAGCTTTATAGCCATCGCGTTTATCGTGAAATCTCTCCTGTAGAGATCCTTCTTTATCGTACTCATCTCCACATCGGGGAGCTTGGCGGGTGATTCGTAGTACTCCAACCTCGCCGTTGCGATGTCTATTCTGAGACCTCCCTTCAAAAAAAGAGAAGCGGTCATGAATTTATCGTGTTTCACTAGTTTTCCCGGCAGAAAACGTTTGGCGTACTCGGCGAATTCCAGCGCGTTGCCTTCAACAACGATGTCTATATCGAGATTCTCTATGCCGAGGAGAAGATCACGAACGAAGCCCCCCACGACATAAACGGGCATGTTCACCTCGTCGCCGAATTTCCCGAGAAGTCTGAAAAGATTCAAGATCTTCGGATCTACCCGTTCTACGAGGAGCTTTGAAACATCTCTGAATATCTGTCCGTTCGCCTGAAACACCGGCATCACGTATTTTTTGAAGGGTTTCCCGAATATCGCCCTCAGAACGTCACTTCTTGTTACGATGCCCACGAGAATGCCGTTCTCCAGTATAGGAATTCGTCCGATGGCGTGTTCCACCATGAGTTCTCTCAACCTGGTCACAGGAGTATCAGGAGTCGCCACCACCAGGTTCGTCGACATGATGGACTTCACAGGCCTGTCACCCAGACCATGGTTCATCGCCTTCTCAACTGCTTTCTTCGTAACAATACCTACCAGCCTGTTCCCCTCAACAACTGGAAATCCACTGTGTCCGGTTTGCTTCATCAATCTATCCACTTCTCCTATCGTCATGTCAGAGAGGACCACCTTCACGGGAGAGGACATGATATCTCTTGCGCGAAGGAGAGGAACCACATGATCGTGGAGTTTATTCAAAACCTCTTTCAGAACCTCGTCGATCTCTTTTCCGGTGATAGTTGCGGAGGCTGCCCTCATGTGCCCGCCTCCTCCGAGGTCTTTCATGAAAGAGCCGAGATCCACGTCGGGTGAACCGGTTCTTCCAATAACGTAGATCTTCTTTCCCATCTTCACAATCGCTATGAAGGTTTCCTTTCCCAGCATCTCCCAGACCTTACTCACAATCAGCCCCAATCCTCCCACAAAGTCCTCGCACTCCATCACTGAAATGGTTATCGGAACACCGTTCACTTCATAATCACGAGCGTTCTCTATCAGTTCGTCCAGCAGTTCCATCTGCTTAGGAGTGAGCTCTTCTCTTGTGTAAAGTGCCACTTCATCGAGATTTGCACCGTTTTCCAGAAGAAACTTCGCTATCTCCAGATCCCGCGGTGTGGTTGAAGAAAAGAGTAGATTTCCCGTGTCGTCGTAGAGAGCGATCATGAAGAGAGTGGTTTCGGTGGGATCCAGTGGTATATTTTTATCTCGAATGAGCTCAACGAGTATCGTTATCGTGGCTCCCACCTTCGATACTATTCCATCGTATGGACTTTCATCCACATGGTGATCGTAAACTGTTATCTTCGCTCCTTGACTTTTTTCTCTGATATTCTCTGGAATCCGATCCGGAGAAGGTGTGTCGACGATCACGAGTTCTGTGACCTCGCCTTCAAACTCGTGATCCCAGATGAATTCAAACCGATCCAAATAGACTTTGAGGAAATCGGAGAGATTCCTCGCCGGATTGGAAGGCAGAACTATGATGTGGTCATCAAACAGCTTCTTCGCCGCGACACAGGAAGCGAAGGCATCGAAATCGGGTGACCTGTGTGTGGTGATGACCCTCATTCACTCCACCTCTAAGGTGACGGTCACAGAACTCGCTTCCATTGTATCTTCTTCAAGATCCATGACCACTCTCTCTGCTTCCATTTCCAGATCTTTTTCTTTATCCTTCAACCTCACACTGCGGAGGAGTTCTATGATACCGTCTTTTCTTCTGTAAACCACCTCTTCGGAATTTGCCACAACTGAACCCTTCTGAATCTTCACCTCTCCAGTTCCCTGGAAAACGTCCTCTTCAAGATCGAAGGTGATTTGTTCGCACTCTATATAGATCGTTTCTGTACTGGTTTTATCGATGAACTCACCTTTCACATTTCCCGTGATAGTTCCCACTCTGGTCTCCACATCGTAAATGAGGCTATCTCCTTTCAACTCCCCATCTTCAAGGGTCACAGTCACAGATGAACTCGCTTCCGTTATTCTCCACTTTCCACTCAGTTTTTTCACGATTAAATTGTCCGCAGTCAGCGTAAAGTTCTCTTCTTCGATCTTGAGAACAACGTTTCCGGAATACTCTATCCTTTCATCAGAAGGCTTCACAAAATCTGCTTTTATGTGGATCGTCTTTGAGAATGCGAAAAGACTCACAAGGATGAAGAACGCGATCAACAACTTTTTCACAGAACCACCTCCTCAAAGAACCTGGAGAACTCTTCGTAAGCGCGTCTCGTTGTAGAAACCGGAGAAAGGGAAGAACATGCTATTCTCAAGCTTTTAGCCTTTTTTATTCTTTCTTTCTCCAGATGCTTTGTTCTGGCTGTTGTCGACAAAAACAGGTACTCGAGCGCGTTTCTGGGGGGATTCTTTTCTTTCTCCACATCGAAAAGGATAGTCAGCTCTCCTTCGGGAACTCCCGTGATCCAGGTGATGGGAACGTACCTGTCTTCGTATGGGCGGTAGAGTATCGGAAAGGAAAGAGAAATCTTGAGCGCTTTTCTCAAATCGTCCCCCTCTTTGAAAACCACTTCCTTTCCTTCAAAAAGATCGAAAACCCAGATTTCAAGACCTCCTGGGATTTTCTGTGCGGGGAACAGCGAATCTATGTACCTGTACAGGCGCTCGTGATTTCGAACACCGTTCAGCGTGTCACCGATTCTCATCAGTATTCGAAGAGCATCCACCATTGAAAGCTGATCTATGCCTTTCGTGAAGAAAGGATCGAGAAGCTTTTCAATGTTCTTCCATTCCTTCACCAGAATCGAGTACGTCCTGTTAGTAGATCTTGTAAGGAAAAAAAGAGCGCAGGGAATGGAGGAAATTCCACAGCACCTCACCGTGAAATCGACTTTCGAATCTTTTAAAAATTTCAGCACCCCTATGACTCCCAGATAAGCACCGCTATCTCCACCGAACGAAATTACCAGGGTAAAATCACTCCCCTTAGATTTTTAAGTACCTTTCTATAGATTTCTTCGTACTTATCAAAGGCGTTCCAGGGCTCGTTCACATCGTGCATCACCACAAAATTCGCCTTTGAAAGTTCTTCTCTTTCCAGGAGAATCTCCTTCCACCTGTCCATCACAAAGAACATCTCGAAATGATTCTTAAATCCGTCTTTTCTCTCTCTGTTGAAAGCGGAAGCTACGACGAAGTCTGCTCCGAGTTCCCGCGCCTGAGAAACCGGTGTGGGTGCAAGAACCCCACCATCCAGACAGGGAGTCCCTCCTATCCAGATCGGCTCGAAATATCCCGGCACAGAACTGCTCGCTACGACGGCATCTATCAGAAATCCTTCTGTCACAAGGAGAGAATCCATGTTTTCTGTATCGAAGACCACAACACCGAGCGTCTTCTTGCAGTCAGAAAATTTCTTTCTACCAAAAGCCTCTTTGAGAACAGAAAACAGCAGGTCCGCCTTGAAAAGAGAGCGCTGAAACAATCCTCTCCAGGTGTTCTCCGATTCCGTCTTCTTCAGGTCTTCGAAGTGTTTCTTCATAAGGGAAAAGGTGATGTCTTTCACCAAAGCGGGCTCTCCGTAGAGCGCGTACAGACCACCTACAACGGCTCCTATCGATGATCCGGTGATCACATCGAACACGTCTCCAGATTTCTCCAGGAAAGCAACGTGAGCCGCCCCTTTGACTCCTCCCGCCGCGAACGCTATTCCCTTTGTCACGCTCATCGCCCCACAAGAAGAATGATTCCCAAAAGAAGAGCAAGAGCACCAGCGCCGATCACCATCAGCGTACTGGTATCCATCTGGAGCGAAGATTTCTCTTTTTCTTCCACCCTCTGGGAAAGTGCTGTCAAGTCCGAAGAGAGCCTTTCGATCTTCTTTGAAAGGTCGCTCACCTGCTTTTTCAGATCCTGGATTTCACTCTCCATTGTCGTTCTGTTTTGCTGATCTTCAGCGACGGATTCTTCCAGTCCGGAGAAACGTTTATTCAGGTTTTCCAGATCGCTTTTCAGGTTTTCCACGCTGGACTCCAGCATCTGAAATTTTGCTGTTGTCTGAAGGATACTCTTTTCCAGATCAGAGACCTTTTCCTCCTGAGCGGAGACTCTGCTGGAAACGACAGAAACCTTCTGGTTCATTTCGTTTTTCAGATTCACCACATCCGAGGAGAGTGAGTCCAATTCTTTGCGAAGCTGGTTCAACTCTTCTGAAAGACTTCCTGTTCTTCCCTTCAGCATGAGGATATCCTCGCCCGCGTCCTGTTTCCATGCGAGAAGGTTGCGCGTGTCTGAGCTGAGCTGAGTGATTGCTCCTTCAAGAGAGGTCATCTCTTTTGACACGTTTTCCAGATTCTTTTCCAGAAGAGTCAGTCTCGAGGTATTCTGTTGTGAACTCTCTTCAAGTTTCTTAAGGTTTTTTTCCACAACGTCTATTCTCCTCAGTATCTCCGAATCTATTCCAGCCGTTTCCTGCTTGAAGCTGGTGAAAGCCAGAGATAAGTTGTTGAACGCTTCTTCCAGAGAATCGATCTTTGTCTTCAACTCTGAAACTTCACTCGCCGTGGAGGTAATTTCGAGTACAGCAGAATCGACACGAGAGTTCAAAGAATTGTAGTTCTTTTCTAGATTGGAAGTTCGTTCATCTAGAGCGATCGTGGCTGCTTTTACAATATCGAGCTCATCGAGCAGCGGGAGCTTTTCTTTGAGTTTTTCAAGTTCGAATCTCATGACCAGTCTGTAGATGTACTGCGCCACGTCGTATCGAGTCACGAGGAGCGCTCCCCTGAAGTTCCCCTTGTCATCGAGCTCCATGATGCCCGCTTTCACCACGTAGTTCACGGCTTCGAAAAACGGAGAGTCTGGTTCTAAATCCTTTATGTTCTGTGAAAGCAGGAGAATGCTTATCACTACCAACCCAAGAACAAGAATCTTTCTCAAAGACTTCACCTCCCTCTTCAACCTTAAAACATCCTTGAAAACACCCCGTGAACGGCCGGTTTATTGTTTGGAAAAATTTCTCTCCATAACGCCCTTCAACTCCTTCAGATAGTCGAGTATCTTTGAGGATTTTTCTTTACCAAGATCGCTTGTGATCTTCTCGATGAAATTCTCCCTTCGTTCGATGACCTTTTCTATGACCTCCTCTCCTTTTCTCGTTATAACCAGAAAGTAGGCTCTCCGGTCCGCGGGGTCTGGAGTGCGCGTCAGATAACCATCCGCCTCGAGTCTTTTCACCAGACCGGTCACCGTGCTCTTCGCAACTCCCAGCAGAACACTGAGTTCTCCTGGACGTTTGGGACCTTCGAAATAGATCTTCTGAAGAATGTCGAACTGAGCCGGTGTTATGCCGAAGTCTCTCAACACCTTTCTGCCTTCCACCTTCACCATGAAACAGATCTCTCTGAGAATTCTTTCAAAAGGTTGCTTCACGTTCTCACTCCTTCCCAGATAGCACCACTGTAATCTCACCGAGAGGTTTCTTCTTTTCAAAGTGCGAAATGGCCTCGCTCACCTTTCCTCTGAAGAATTCCTGATGGAGCTTCGTCATTTCTCTTGCGATGAACACTTCTCGATCCCCAATTATCTCCAGAATATCTCTCAGAGTTGAGAGTAACCTTTCCGGTGACTCGAAAAACACGATTACTCTGTTTTCTTTCTTCAAGGATTTGAGGAGTCTTCTTCTGTTTTTTCCACGCGGCAAAAAACCCTCGAAGATGAACTTCGAGCCGGGAAATCCGCTCACCGCGACGGCACTCGTCAGAGCACTCGGTCCCGGAACGATATCCACCTCTATGCCTTCCCTCCAGCATTCCTCCACGAGGTTGTATCCCGGATCGGAGATCACCGGCATTCCCGCGTCGCTGACAATGGCTACTTTCTTCCCTTCCTTGAGAAGCGGCAGAATTTCTTTTATTCTTTTCTTCGAGTTCCTCTCGTTGAAAGAAAGAAGCGGTTTTTTTATTCTGTATTTGTTGAGAAGAACCATTGTTCTTCTGGTGTCCTCCGCAAGTATCAGGTCAACCTCCCTGAGCGTTTTCAAAGCCCTGATGGTGATATCTTCGAGGTTCCCTATAGGTGTTCCCACTATGATCAGCTTCCCCAAACTATCTCCTCCTCACCTCATAAAGAGGGGATCTTTCCCTCGCTTCTTTCAACATACTGCTGTCCAGCTGTATCTTCCTCGAAGTACCGAAAACCTTCTCAAACTGCGCTAAGATTCTTTCTTCCAGAGCCTTCACATCAACATCGTAGAGATCCAGGATGCCCTTCAAAGGAGGAACGTCCTCGCCAAAGATGGTTTTCAGAAGATCGATATCCTGCTTCAAAACTATGGATCCATGTTCAACGATGGACTCGGCCGTTCTGAACTGGGCACTTCCCACCACTTTGACACCGTTGATAACGATCTCGTACCTCGACGGAGCATCAAAACAAAGCGCCGTGTTTCCCCGCCTTTCGCTTGACAACTCGGCGTGCAACCCGGCTTCCACAAGAGCGTCCCTTATCAAACTGTGTACAAGCCTGTGAAATTCCAAAACAGAAAGCTTCCCAAAATTTATTTTTTTAGGGACTGCTAAACAATAGGTGATCTCCCGGTGATGGAGCAGAGCCCTGCCTCCGGAAGGTCTTCTCACAACATCTATCCAATCAGGAACGTTTATTCCGTCTTCCTTTTGAAAACGACCCAGAGAAACGGTGGGCCTTTCCCAACCGTAGAATCTGAACAACACCGAGTTCATATTCGCGGACCACTCCGCCATCAGACTATCGATGGCCATGTTCAACGCTCCAGGAAAAACACCTTTTTCAATCACAACAAAGGCCTCTTGAATGGTACACCCACCCTCCTTGGATATTTTTCAGGAGAACTCTCGTATTTTCTGAGTATCAATAGCGCCCTTCTTTCGCCGGTTTTTAGAGAATACTCTCGTACCTTTTCGAGTTCCACCTTCAGCTCTTTCATGGCTCTCTGCGCCTCTTTCAACTCTTCTATGTATGAAGGTCCTTTGTAGAAAAGAAGTTTTCCACCAGTTTTCAGTGCTGGAGTGCAGATCTCCACCAGAACGTTCAATCGCGCCACGGCCCTGGCTGTTACGTAATCGAATTCCTCTCGCCTCTCTTTAGAGAAGTTCTCTGCCCTCTCTTTGACAACAGAGACATTTTCCAGATCCAGCTTTTCTATCACTCCTCTGAGGAAATTCACCGACTTTTCTCTTGAATCCAGAAGTACCACCTTGAGTTTCGAGAAAAAGATCGCTAAAATAAGCCCTGGGACACCATTGCCTGATCCCACGTCCAGGAGTGTCCCTTTCAGTTCTTCTTTCAAAGGAAGGAGAATTTCTACAACATTTTTATGGACAGCAGAGTCTAAATCCCTGTGAGCGGTGAGATTGTAGGGAACTCCCAGGAGTTCCTCAATGTACTTATCTACCTTTTCTATCTGCGGTTCTTGAAATCTCAGTCCGTACTCGAGAAGAATGTTCTTTACTGAATCCAAAAGCGACACCTCCGAAGAAAATTCTAACATTTGTGGAGGGAACATCTGTGATCTTGAAAATCGCTCTGAGAAACTTCACAAAAAATTTGAAAATCTCCCTCGTTGTGATCTTAGGATTGGCCATCAGCTTGTCACTGGTAACGGGAGCGCTGTCCCTTTCGGATTCGATAAACGTGTGGAAATGGGAAAGGATAGAAGAAAACTTCGGCAACGCAGATGCCGTGGCGGAGCCAAAAAGCCCTTCCTTTCTCTTTTTCTCATTTGCAACCTCAAAAATCGACGATTCTGAAATAGAAAACCTGAAAAAACAAGTGAAAGGTGTTCTCCCGGTCTCAGAAGACAGCGCCAGGCTAAACAGCACTCTGGACGTTCTCGTGATAGCCACAGAACCGGAATACCTCTCAGATTTCGTTGGCGAGTCACTGACTTTGAATCCAGGAGAGGCCTTAGTTGGAAAATCCATCGCAGAACTGATGAACTTGAAGGTGGGAGACAGAATCACACTGCTTTTCTCATCGGGGAGTAAGGAATTCACCGTTGTAAAAATCGGTGAGAAAGGTTTTTTGAATTTCAAAGGCGAATCGGCGAGCCTCTCGGGAACTGTTTTCATCAACGTGAAAGATTTTGACGGAGTTTTTCCCACGAAGTGTTACCTTCACTACGATCTTCCGGTTGAAAAGCACGAAGAAACAACCATAGAAACAAATCTCAGGGTGAGGAATATAAAGTACAGCTTTCTCAAATCTCCGATCAACAAATCCCTTGCCTACGTGACACTCGCCTTTTCCGGTATTTCGATCTTCGTTGGTTTCCTGGTTTTTTACATGTTCTGTGAGGACGTGATAAGAGACAGGAGCTCCACACTCGTGACTCTGCGAAAGATAGGACTAAGAAAGATGGAAGAGTGGGGAATACTGCTTTTGGAAGGATTCATGTATTCTTTGATATCGGCATCAGTGGGTGTGTTGATCGGAATTTTCGTCGGAAAGTTTCTTTTGAGTCGTTTTCAGGAAGTCGTTGATGTGATCTCATCTTCGTTTTTCCACTTTGATAAAATAGGATTTCACCTTTCGATCAGTACACTTCTTCTTTCCCTTGGACTCGGGGTTCTTTTCCCGATGTTCCTTTTCTTTCTGAAAGCGAGAGAAATAACGGGAAAACCACCCATTTACAGAGAAATGAGAGAACAGCTGGATGTCTCTTGGAAACTCGTGATCTTTGCTGTGCTTTTGAGTTTCGTTCTTTTCTTCTCCGAACTTCGGGTGTTTTCTGTGGTTTTGCTGTCACTGATCATCGCCATCAAACTCAGAAATCCATTCATCATGATGGCTCTCGGTACTTTGAATCTCGGTATGGGGCTCTTTTCCAGTTTGAATCTTCAAAGTGAGAAAGCCTTCATCTTTTCATCTCTGAACAAAGGGTCCGCCATTTTCTTTGGTGTGACTCTTCTGGTTTTTTCGGTGGTTCTTCTTTCAAAAAACGTTTTCAACAACCTCATGTCCAGGGGCAATCTTTCCCTACTGATAGGATTGTCCTACGTCCAGCGCTTTCCGAAGAAAGGCATCACAGTTTCCCTGACCTTCGCTTTCCTGATTTTCTCCGTCACTGTTTTCAATATACTATCGGCCAGCGCGGACCGATTCGTTCAAGAAAAGGTGAAAGGAGGACTCTTTGGATACAACTTTCTGGTTCTGGAAAATCCATTCAGGTCCTTGTTGGCGAAAACATCTCTTCCCGTCCACGAGGAACTGAAAGATCCTTCCAGAGTTTACCTCTACACTTTGAAAACGGAAAGAGGAGAAAAAATGATCGCTTTCGTTGATGAATCGTTCTTTAGAAACTCAACGCTGAAGCTTCTCCGGGGATCTGCGAGATCTCTGGAAGCCTCTGATACCGCCTTGATAGGAGATCCCGTTGATCTTGAAGAAATAACAGGTACTCTGAAGTCCATCCTTCCGCTCGGTGGAAGAAAAGAAGTTAAGTTTAAAGTAGCGGGGATCTACAACAAGAACGATTATCTGGTTCCGATCGACATGATTGCACCGATTTCAAACGTTCCCAGTGACGTAAAACCCCTATCCCTGCTCCTTGGAAGAGTTGAAGAGAGCAGTGCTTCCAGCGTGAAACAGTTTTACTTTTCAAAGTTTGCCTATCCTTTCTTTTTGGATGAAGAATTCAAAAAACTCTACAGCGGAATAGAGGGGCTCGTCAGCGTGATAAAGTTCATTTTCCTGTTTGGATTCTTATCCGCCTCCTCCGGGCTCTTACTCTTCGTTCTGAAATCGTATTTTTCCAGGATAAAGATAATGGGAACACTCCGTGCCGTGGGGATGAAAATAAACCAGCTGGTAGCTTCTTTCCTGATAGAACACCTTTTCTTCCTCTTCGGAGGAATACTCATAGGTACCGTCTCAGGTGTTCTCATGGGGTATTTCGTTTCAGAAGCGATGTCTGAAAGCCTCGGAACTTTCATGGTTTCCGTACCAACAGCTTCTATCCTTCTTTCGCTCCTCACAGTGATCGCCCTTGCTTCAGCCGTTATGGTGATACCGAGCCTCATGATGTCAAAACTCTCACCACTCGAAGCCATGAAGGAAGGAGAGTGAAGGCTTTGATCGAGGTTCACAATCTGTGGAAGGAATACAATGGGAAAGAGAAAGTAACAGCCTTGAAGGGTATAAATCTAAGAATAAACACGGGAGAGTTTGTTGTGATACTGGGCCCCTCCGGTTCTGGAAAGACAACGCTTCTGAATTGTCTTTCTGGTGTGGATCGCCCTACAAGGGGAACTGTGATAATCCATGGAACAGACCTGTACACGCTCTCAGAAGAGGAAAGAACGAGGTTCAGAGCGGAAAACATGGGGTTTGTGTTCCAGTTCTTCAATCTCGTTCCTGTCCTCACCGCCATTGAAAATGTGGAACTACCTCTGCTCATTCTGGGTGTGAACAGAAAAGAGGCAAGAGAACGAGCCTTCGAAATCTTGAGGAAAGTGGGGCTGGCTCACAAGTGCGACAGGTTCCCCGAAGAACTCTCCGGAGGGGAAAAACAGCGTGTCGCCATCGCGAGGGCCATCGTCCACAATCCAAAAGTCATATGGGCAGATGAACCCACCGGTGCTCTGGACAACGAGACGGGGAGAATGATCATAGATCTTCTGATGGAAATGAAGGAGAATTCCACACTGGTGGTCGTGACTCACGATGAAAGAATAGCAGAGAAAGCGGACCGGGTTATAAGAATAAGAGACGGTCAAATAGAACAGGATATATGTGAAAAAGCGTTGTAACCCACATGAAGCATGAGATACTCGAAGCTCCTGTAGCCGCAGCTTTCCCACTGAGTTAAAAGGTTCTCTATCTCTGGAGCGTCCCCGTAGATTCTCATCCTGTCATCGAGAAACTCTACCACGCCGTTTGGCCCAGCGTAGTAGAACGTTCCATCAATCTCTGTGAGTCTCCTGGTGAGGAGATCCACCAGCTCCACGAAGATATGAGAACGTACGAGTAAGATCTCTCTGTTGAATGGAAATTCTCTCAAAAGCTTTCTGTTCCTCTCGAGAAGATTTCCGAGATTGCCCCCTGCCGTTATGAACCTGGTTTCCAGTTTGTAGTTTCCCACAAGATACGGATCCTTTTTTTTGAACAGGAAAGCGGGCTGTCTTCTTGAAAGTTTCAAATTGATAGGTACTATCACCCTCCCACCTTCTTTGAGTTGAGTGAACCACGTCTCCGGCACCTCATCCACACCGACTGTTACGAAGATAACATCGTACGGGGAAAACTCCGGAACACCGTAGTATCCATCGCCACAGACAAAAATAACGTTCTCTATTCCAAGGCGTTCCACGTTCCTTTTCGCGATCTCGCAGATTTTCCTCGAATATTCCACGGAGACCACAAGGCCTTTCTCACCCACAACTCTGCTCATCACGGCAGCGTTGTAACCCGTTCCTCCGCCTATTTCGAGGACTCTCATTCCTTTGTCCAGACCCACCCACTCCATAAACAGCGCCATCAAAGAGGGCTGACTGGAAGTGCTGTATTCTTCTCCATCATCGTAGGAAACCAGAACGATATCCTCGTAAACGTAAGAGAGTGGGTAGGACTTCGTCAGGAACTCCTCACGGGGTATTTCCAGAAAAGCCTTCGCGATGTGATCGCTCACACCGTACTTTTTAAGAATCCAAAAGAGCTTTTCTCTCATAACATCCC
This window encodes:
- a CDS encoding protein-L-isoaspartate O-methyltransferase, whose product is MREKLFWILKKYGVSDHIAKAFLEIPREEFLTKSYPLSYVYEDIVLVSYDDGEEYSTSSQPSLMALFMEWVGLDKGMRVLEIGGGTGYNAAVMSRVVGEKGLVVSVEYSRKICEIAKRNVERLGIENVIFVCGDGYYGVPEFSPYDVIFVTVGVDEVPETWFTQLKEGGRVIVPINLKLSRRQPAFLFKKKDPYLVGNYKLETRFITAGGNLGNLLERNRKLLREFPFNREILLVRSHIFVELVDLLTRRLTEIDGTFYYAGPNGVVEFLDDRMRIYGDAPEIENLLTQWESCGYRSFEYLMLHVGYNAFSHISCSI
- a CDS encoding ABC transporter ATP-binding protein, whose product is MIEVHNLWKEYNGKEKVTALKGINLRINTGEFVVILGPSGSGKTTLLNCLSGVDRPTRGTVIIHGTDLYTLSEEERTRFRAENMGFVFQFFNLVPVLTAIENVELPLLILGVNRKEARERAFEILRKVGLAHKCDRFPEELSGGEKQRVAIARAIVHNPKVIWADEPTGALDNETGRMIIDLLMEMKENSTLVVVTHDERIAEKADRVIRIRDGQIEQDICEKAL